From Phragmites australis chromosome 5, lpPhrAust1.1, whole genome shotgun sequence, a single genomic window includes:
- the LOC133920117 gene encoding serine/threonine-protein phosphatase PP1 has translation MDPALLDDVIRRLMEVKNLKPGKNAQLSESEIKQLCAAAKEIFLQQPNLLELEAPIKICGDVHGQYSDLLRLFDYGGYPPQANYLFLGDYVDRGKQSLETICLLLAYKVKYPENFFLLRGNHECASVNRIYGFYDECKRRFSVKLWKTFTDCFNCLPVAALIDEKILCMHGGLSPELNKLDQILNLNRPTDVPDTGLLCDLLWSDPSNEAQGWAMNDRGVSYTFGPDKVSEFLEKHDLDLICRAHQVVEDGYEFFADRQLVTIFSAPNYCGEFDNAGAMMSVDETLMCSFQILKPARKMLAGSTNTKSGFKSLRGW, from the exons atggATCCGGCTTTGCTAGACGACGTCATACGGCGGCTGATGGAGGTCAAGAATCTGAAGCCGGGGAAGAACGCGCAGCTGTCGGAGTCGGAGATTAAGCAGCTCTGCGCCGCCGCCAAGGAGATCTTCCTGCAGCAGCCCAACCTCCTGGAGCTCGAGGCCCCCATCAAAATCTGCG GTGATGTCCACGGCCAGTATTCTGATCTCCTGAGGCTGTTCGATTATGGTGGATATCCACCTCAGGCCAACTACCTTTTCCTGGGTGATTATGTGGACCGTGGAAAGCAAAGCCTCGAAACAATATGCCTTCTTTTGGCTTACAAGGTCAAGTACCCAGAGAACTTCTTTCTTCTAAGGGGCAACCATGAATGTGCATCAGTAAATCGCATATATGGTTTTTATGACGAGTGCAAGCGCAGATTCAGTGTAAAACTCTGGAAAACTTTCACAGACTGTTTTAACTGCTTGCCAGTGGCAGCATTGATAGATGAAAAGATTCTCTGTATGCATGGTGGTCTTTCTCCGGAGTTGAACAAGCTGGATCAAATACTCAACCTGAATCGCCCCACAGACGTTCCTGATACTGGATTGCTCTGTGATCTTCTTTGGTCTGATCCTTCAAATGAAGCACAAGGCTGGGCCATGAATGATCGAGGTGTTTCATATACATTCGGGCCTGATAAAGTGTCTGAATTCCTTGAGAAGCACGATTTAGACCTCATCTGCCGAGCCCATCAG GTCGTCGAAGATGGATATGAGTTTTTCGCTGACCGCCAACTCGTAACAATATTCTCGGCCCCTAACTACTGTGGAGAATTTGATAACGCTGGTGCCATGATGAGTGTAGATGAGACATTGATGTGCTCCTTCCAAATACTGAAGCCTGCGAGGAAGATGTTGGCTGGTTCAACTAATACCAAATCTGGCTTCAAG TCATTGAGAGGATGGTGA
- the LOC133920118 gene encoding 2'-deoxymugineic-acid 2'-dioxygenase-like, with amino-acid sequence MAEPLSNGAAYQSVPESYVFPEQKRPGSSPCSAAAIPVVDLGGDDHGKIVEQIIDAGREFGFFQVVNHGVADEVMREMMSSAEEFFMLPTEEKMVHYSTDSKKLPRFHSSVGNDQEKVLYWRDCLKLGCYPFHQFRQQWPEKPAGLRAALEAYTTAVRAVALRLLQLTAAGLGINEGHFEGELSAGPVLMNVNHYVPCPDPSLTLGLAPHCDPNLVTLLMENGVSGLQVLHGGGWVDVEPLPGALIVNFGHQMEVISNGGVRSGEHRVVTNARAARTSVATFVMPEMCCAVAPAPELVPDGEPPLSRPYTYEEFVGVYTSETGDRAAVLAHFQNKH; translated from the exons ATGGCAGAGCCTCTCTCGAATGGCGCTGCCTACCAATCAGTGCCTGAATCCTACGTATTCCCGGAGCAAAAGAGACCGGGGAGCTCGCCATGTTCTGCAGCAGCGATACCTGTAGTTGACCTTGGTGGAGATGACCATGGCAAGATTGTGGAGCAGATCATCGACGCAGGGCGAGAGTTCGGTTTCTTTCAG GTGGTCAACCATGGCGTGGCAGATGAGGTGATGAGAGAGATGATGAGCAGCGCAGAGGAGTTCTTCATGCTCCCCACGGAGGAGAAGATGGTGCACTACTCCACTGACAGTAAGAAGCTTCCACGGTTCCACTCCAGCGTCGGGAACGACCAGGAGAAGGTTCTGTACTGGAGGGACTGCCTCAAGCTCGGCTGCTACCCCTTTCACCAATTCAGGCAACAATGGCCTGAAAAACCAGCCGGGCTCAg GGCGGCATTGGAGGCGTACACGACGGCGGTGAGGGCGGTGGCGCTGCGCCTGCTGCAGCTCACCGCGGCGGGCCTAGGGATCAACGAGGGCCACTTCGAGGGAGAGCTCAGCGCCGGGCCGGTGCTCATGAACGTGAACCACTACGTGCCGTGCCCGGACCCGAGCCTCACCCTTGGCCTCGCGCCGCACTGCGACCCCAACCTCGTCACCCTCCTCATGGAGAACGGTGTCAGCGGCTTGCAGGTGCTGCACGGTGGCGGCTGGGTCGACGTCGAGCCCCTGCCGGGCGCGCTCATCGTCAACTTCGGGCACCAGATGGAG GTGATCAGCAACGGCGGCGTGAGGAGCGGCGAGCACCGCGTGGTGACGAACGCGCGCGCCGCGCGGACTTCGGTGGCGACGTTCGTCATGCCCGAGATGTGCTGCGCCGTCGCGCCGGCGCCCGAGCTGGTCCCCGACGGCGAGCCCCCTCTGAGCAGGCCGTACACCTACGAGGAGTTCGTCGGCGTTTACACTTCGGAGACGGGGGACAGAGCTGCCGTCCTGGCGCATTTCCAGAACAAGCACTGA
- the LOC133920119 gene encoding RING-H2 finger protein ATL1-like: MDTGSGTIFPMPQIPALLFPPPPPPLPSYFNSYSSSTSHHPSITSFPILVLTVLGILTTSVLLLTYYVFVIRCCLNWHGSSDMAGLISRRRGGAASSSSSSTLPVSGTPAEARGLKESAIQALPTFRYRKAIKNIADSAPTSECAVCLSEFEEEERVRMLPSCLHAFHVDCIDTWLQGNANCPLCRAAITSHCLLPLDQLRRSEEVVIQVVAGNEEEEDTQAQQQEGSIAAAGSAGDATTDQQVSSEKRKSNNAWHNSDISSKGDECIGVRKDRDVLPLRRSFSMGSLGGGEVHLQIQKILQRNTHFHGDDSDSSSTV, from the coding sequence ATGGATACTGGCAGTGGCACCATCTTCCCGATGCCGCAGATTCCAGCGCTGCTGTtcccaccgccaccgccgccattgCCGTCTTACTTCAACTCTTACTCTTCTTCCACCTCTCACCATCCATCCATCACCAGCTTCCCCATCCTGGTGCTCACCGTGCTCGGCATCCTCACCACCtccgtcctcctcctcacctACTACGTCTTCGTCATCCGATGCTGCCTCAACTGGCACGGCTCCTCCGACATGGCTGGCCTaatcagccgccgccgcggtggcgccgcctccagcagcagcagcagcaccctcCCGGTCTCCGGCACGCCCGCGGAGGCACGTGGGCTCAAGGAGTCGGCCATCCAGGCGCTGCCGACGTTCAGATACAGGAAGGCTATCAAGAACATTGCTGATTCAGCTCCCACGAGCGAGTGTGCAGTGTGCCTCAGTgagttcgaggaggaggagagggtcAGGATGCTGCCCAGTTGCCTCCATGCCTTCCATGTCGATTGCATTGACACTTGGCTCCAGGGCAACGCCAATTGCCCACTCTGCAGAGCAGCCATCACCAGCCACTGCCTGCTTCCACTGGATCAGCTCCGGCGGTCCGAGGAGGTAGTCATCCAGGTGGTCGCTGGcaatgaggaagaagaagacacaCAGGCACAGCAGCAAGAAGGCAGCATTGCAGCTGCTGGATCTGCCGGAGATGCTACTACAGATCAACAGGTCAGTAGTGAGAAGAGGAAGAGCAACAATGCATGGCATAATAGTGATATCAGCAGTAAGGGAGATGAGTGTATTGGAGTGAGGAAGGATAGAGATGTTCTTCCATTGAGGAGGTCCTTCTCGATGGGCTCACTGGGTGGTGGGGAGGTTCACCTGCAGATTCAGAAGATTTTGCAGAGGAACACTCACTTCCATGGGGATGACAGTGACAGCAGCAGCACAGTGTAG
- the LOC133920120 gene encoding malonyl-coenzyme A:anthocyanin 3-O-glucoside-6''-O-malonyltransferase-like — translation MATKVLDRLTVAASPPALGGVLPLTFFDVPWLFTGPVERVFFYPYPHPVEQFTAHLLPSLVFSLSAALHSFYPLLGRVRPCPDGGGGYEFCSSGGDAGGVELTVAESDDDFEELSGGGPRDVARLYALLPQLPRTEDGTFSLAAAQVTVFAGRGLAVGVSIHHVACDDSSYMNFVKTWAGQCRVAAGEDAAAVPPPPFLDRGVVADPEGLAGRTLDEMRQLASNGPPPPPPPGPPPKLVIASFALTHDCIDGLKQRVVAKGAASENGCGRVHCSAFTVACAFAWACLARVDGSCTGKKRAHLLFSVECRRRLAPPIPQEYLGNCLRPCFVEVDMGLLGADGVLTAAAAIGASIKGLDDGVLDGADGWLHKILSLVPERPMSVGGSPRYGVYDTDFGLGRPSKVELVSIDKTPGTVSLAEGRDAQAGIEIGVVLPEAEMVQFSSCFSDGLKQQ, via the coding sequence ATGGCCACCAAGGTTCTTGACAGGCTCACGGTGGCGGCATCGCCTCCCGCGCTTGGCGGCGTGCTCCCGCTGACCTTCTTCGACGTGCCCTGGCTCTTCACCGGCCCCGTGGAGCGCGTCTTCTTCTACCCCTACCCCCACCCGGTCGAGCAATTCACCGCCCACCTCCTGCCTTCCCTCGTCTTCTCCCTCTCCGCCGCGTTGCACAGCTTCTACCCGCTGCTTGGCCGCGTCCGGCCGTGCCCGGACGGGGGCGGCGGGTATGAGTTTTGCTCCTCGGGTGGGGATGCGGGCGGCGTCGAGCTCACCGTGGCCGAGAGCGATGATGACTTCGAGGAGCTCTCCGGCGGCGGCCCGAGGGATGTTGCCCGGCTGTACGCGTTGTTGCCGCAGCTCCCGCGGACGGAGGACGGGACCTTCTCTCTCGCGGCGGCGCAGGTCACGGTGTTCGCCGGCCGCGGGCTCGCCGTCGGCGTGTCCATCCACCATGTGGCTTGTGACGATTCCAGCTACATGAACTTCGTGAAGACCTGGGCCGGCCAGTGCCGGGTGGCCGCCGGCGAGGACGCCGCCGCGGTGCCACCGCCACCGTTCTTGGACCGTGGCGTGGTCGCGGATCCCGAGGGCCTTGCCGGCAGGACGCTCGATGAAATGCGTCAATTGGCGTCCAATGGcccgcctcctccaccgccgccagGGCCGCCGCCGAAGCTGGTCATCGCATCGTTCGCGCTCACCCACGACTGCATTGATGGGCTCAAGCAGCGTGTGGTCGCCAAGGGCGCGGCGAGTGAGAACGGCTGTGGGCGCGTCCACTGCTCGGCGTTCACGGTGGCGTGCGCGTTCGCGTGGGCCTGCCTGGCGAGAGTCGACGGCAGCTGCACCGGCAAGAAGCGCGCGCACCTGCTGTTCTCAGTGGAATGCCGTCGCCGCCTTGCGCCGCCGATCCCCCAGGAGTACCTCGGCAACTGCCTCCGGCCGTGCTTCGTGGAGGTCGACATGGGCCTGCTTGGCGCCGACGGCGTCCTGACGGCGGCTGCGGCGATAGGCGCGTCCATCAAAGGTCTCGACGACGGCGTGCTCGACGGCGCCGACGGGTGGTTACACAAGATCCTGTCGCTTGTCCCTGAGCGGCCAATGTCGGTGGGTGGCTCGCCGAGGTACGGCGTGTACGACACCGACTTCGGCCTGGGCCGTCCGAGCAAGGTGGAGCTGGTGTCCATCGACAAGACGCCGGGCACGGTGTCGCTGGCGGAGGGCCGTGACGCGCAGGCCGGGATCGAGATCGGCGTGGTGCTGCCGGAGGCCGAGATGGTGCAATTCAGCTCGTGCTTCTCGGATGGATTGAAGCAGCAGTGA
- the LOC133917766 gene encoding LOB domain-containing protein 16-like, which translates to MAGATAANGGSAAAAAGATGVGSPCGACKFLRRRCVPECVFAPYFSSDQGAARFAAIHRVFGASNASKLLSHLPVADRCEAVVTIAYEAQARLRDPVYGCVAQIFALQQQVAILQAQLMQAKAQLACGVQGSAHSPVSHHQWPDHNSISSLLRQDTACSARRPGALDDCFPPGALLPELMAGFRDDVGVQHCAKADAGDLQYLAQAMMRSPNYSL; encoded by the exons ATGGCCGGAGCTACTGCTGCCAATGGAGGAAGCGCGGCCGCCGCTGCTGGTGCGACGGGGGTGGGGTCGCCGTGCGGGGCCTGCAAGTTCCTGCGACGGCGGTGCGTGCCAGAGTGCGTGTTCGCGCCCTACTTCAGCAGCGACCAGGGCGCGGCGCGGTTCGCGGCCATCCACAGGGTGTTCGGCGCCAGCAACGCCTCCAAGCTGCTCTCCCACCTCCCCGTCGCCGATCGCTGCGAGGCCGTCGTCACCATCGCCTACGAGGCGCAGGCAAGGCTCCGCGACCCCGTCTACGGATGCGTCGCGCAGATCTTCGCCCTCCAGCAGCAG GTCGCGATCCTGCAAGCGCAGCTGATGCAGGCCAAGGCGCAGCTGGCGTGCGGCGTCCAGGGCAGCGCGCACTCGCCGGTGAGCCACCACCAGTGGCCGGATCACAACAGCATCAGCTCCCTGCTCCGGCAGGACACAGCATGCAGCGCCAGAAGACCCGGGGCCCTTGACGACTGCTTCCCCCCCGGCGCGCTCTTGCCGGAGCTCATGGCCGGCTTCAGGGACGACGTCGGCGTGCAGCATTGCGCCAAGGCGGACGCAGGGGACCTCCAGTACCTGGCCCAGGCCATGATGAGAAGCCCCAACTACTCCCTGTAG
- the LOC133920122 gene encoding uncharacterized protein LOC133920122, protein MSSNDLFEGLPPPAAAPAGNRGRAASPSPPPPAPAPPKPALKSSLKRNKSSSSDTTTSTPPAAAVATPAAEDHVPERRLRFRTTVDASETQIIEAMQKITSHIANPSKFSKASKLALQLFEAGSVKPGTISHFFAILEAAMSSPGACNEPSVRADYHTLFNAAQGITELLDQRQKYQFDIWVLHAVVANDLFTDDSFVFSKAVGKIKDAISALPMATVDDDNDEAAALAVASKTGTTESKADDSFPTAASNSLSHDSTHAAASNSREESSDPFGLDDLLEHKSKKSDRAREKTVAALNRKADEEESKRFLKSQREALLKCLEIAARRYRIPWTQTAIDIFAKHAYDNVNRFTRQQRDAIEKLWNSIKEQQIRRKQGKSVNGKLDVNAFEHLQEKYSREKISIRHAVGGGGERRATQWLG, encoded by the exons ATGTCTTCCAACGACCTCTTCGAAGGCCTGCCTCCGCCGGCGGCCGCCCCGGCCGGCAACAGAGGTCGCGCGGCCTCcccctcgccgcctcctccggctCCGGCGCCGCCAAAGCCCGCGTTGAAGAGCTCCCTCAAGCGGAACAAGTCTTCCTCCTCCGACACTACTACCTCCAccccacccgccgccgccgtcgctacCCCCGCGGCGGAAGACCATG TTCCTGAGAGACGTCTTCGATTCAGAACAACTGTTGATGCTTCAGAAACGCAAATAATTGAAGCCATGCAGAAGATAACTTCACACATAGCGAATCCTTCTAAATTCAGCAAGGCATCAAAACTAGCTCTGCAGCTTTTTGAGGCTGGGAGCGTCAAGCCTGGGACAATCAGTCACTTCTTTGCTATACTAGAGGCTGCAATGTCTTCACCAGGAGCATGCAATGAGCCTTCTGTACGAGCTGATTACCACACACTATTCAATGCTGCTCAGGGTATAACAGAG TTGCTCGACCAACGGCAGAAATATCAGTTTGACATATGGGTGCTGCATGCAGTTGTGGCTAATGATCTTTTTACTGATGACAGCTTTGTG TTCTCAAAGGCTGTTGGAAAGATCAAAGACGCCATCTCAGCCCTGCCAATGGCAACGGTGgatgatgacaatgatgaaGCTGCTGCTCTTGCAGTTGCAAGCAAAACTGGCACAACAGAGAGTAAAGCAGATGATAGCTTTCCAACTGCAGCTTCCAACTCTCTGTCACATGATAGCACGCATGCTGCAGCCTCCAACTCAAGGGAAGAATCCTCTGATCCTTTTGGATTAGATGATCTCCTTGAGCACAAGTCGAAGAAATCTGACAGAGCTCGAGAGAAGACAGTTGCTGCTTTGAACAGGAAAGCAGATGAGGAGGAATCAAAGAGATTTCTGAAGTCACAGCGAGAAGCCCTTCTGAAATGTCTAGAAATCGCTGCTCGGCGTTATAGAATACCATG GACACAAACTGCCATTGACATCTTTGCCAAGCACGCCTACGACAACGTGAACCGGTTCACAAGGCAGCAGAGGGACGCGATCGAGAAGCTGTGGAACTCGATCAAGGAGCAGCAGATCCGACGGAAGCAGGGCAAGTCGGTGAACGGGAAGCTTGATGTGAACGCTTTCGAGCACCTCCAGGAGAAGTACTCCCGCGAGAAGATCAGCATTCGCCATGCTGTCGGCGGTGGGGGTGAACGGCGCGCGACACAGTGGCTCGGTTGA